In Nonlabens agnitus, the DNA window ATAGAATTTTTGTAAGGAGTTCCTGATCAATAATTTATCTTCTCTAAGTGAAAGCCATAGATTTCTAATACTGGAAGTGTAACCGGTTACTAAGCCGCTTCTATGGTACTTAGGAATCCACAGTAGGTTACACCATTCAAAAGGCTCTGTAGATCTTTGCATAGCCTTATCTGGCAGTGTTTGTAACTGCTTTTCTATGTGGATGGTGTCGTACACCTCACTAACTATTTCTAATGAGGTATTCTGTAGCTTGCGCGTCAATCTCGTCAGTGGTGATCTGTCGATTGCGTTGCAACCATTGGTCTAATTCTGTGCGATTGAAATACAGCTTCTTTCCTTGCGGACAGAAGTGCGGTATTTGCTTTTGACTGGTTAGTTTGTAAAGGTGTGATGCGCTGATGTCTAAATAGGCGGCAGCCTCATTTAGATTCAACACTTCTTTTTTGAGCAGGTTTTGCTCTTGCAACATCGTCTCAATGTTTGCGAGTTTTTGAAGAATGATTTCTTGTTCCATCGTCATTTGATTTTATGATTATGTGAACAAAGAAATAGTGATGCCTGAGCGCAGCGAAAGCATCCATGATGTGGTACTGACTTAAGTCAGTAAAGTCATTGTATTTTATTGCATTTCCTTAAATATTCTGTCTATGGTTTCTTTTTCTTTAGGGTCATCGATGTTAGCTGAACTGAGATTTGAACTATTTAGTAATGAAGAATTGCTGCTTAAAAATAATTGTGAGTCTGATATATCTATAGGTCTAAACCTTGTGAAATGATCCTTCATCTTCTTTATTATATATCGGAATTGCGTGGTTTCACAGTCTAGATGTACTTTAATTCCTAAATTGGAAAAGTCTTTAGAGATAAGCAGCGTATGCAATTGCTCTACGGTTGTATGATCCTCTTTAAGTAGGTTTACTCTAAGCTGTAATGATTTGAGCGTTGAGAGTAGTGGAGCGCTGTCTCCTTTAAAACCGAAGGTTTTAATAGGTTCCTTAGGCTTGCGAGCTGCGCTAGCAGGAGCGGCCTTTAATTGAGGTTCAATCTCTTTAAAGTATTCTTTCTCATTGTCGAGCCATTTTTTAATTGTTCTGATGTACTTTTTTTCGCCCTTGTTGTATTGAACTGTTAGCTCTCTTTGAGTTGCCCTGTGTGCCTGATTTATAAAGTCAATCTTTATTTTTTTAGCATCGTCTATATACCCATCATTGACTAATTGAACAGTATCTATACAAGAGAGTAGTTCGTTAGTTTGTCTAGAAAGAAATTGCACTAACTCTGTAGGAGTAACTATTTTGGCTTTTGATATTCCTAAATACCGATTAGTTCGCTCTATTCCATGAAGAACAGGGAATTTACTTGAAAAAAAAGGTTTCAATTCTTTGAAGAAATGCAGATCAAAAGGAAACGCATTTAACCATTTTTGATAAATATTATAAAGTAGATTGATACTAACCTTCTCATTTGCAGGATTTGTGTTTTCAATCTCCTTAAAATATTTTAAAAGCGCTTTCCTCTTTTCAAACGGAATTTTGACTTCTTTTTTTTGAATGAATAAAGTAACTAATTCTATATAAATGTGGGATCCAATGGCAGGAGTGCCCATACTCCAAGCACAATATTCTATGTATTCTGTAATATCTTCAAACCAATCCTCTTTAGGTAAAGCTTCTAGAATTTTAAAATGCGTGTACTGTACAGAGTTGAGAATCCAAATAGGAGTGTTTCCATAAATCTGCTTTTTATTAAAATTAAATCGTTCAAAAAACTCTCTATGCTTTTGACAACAATTTGGAAACTTTTTTAAGTAATCTTTTAGGAGCTTATAATTATGGATGTGGCTATCGCAACAATTGGGATAGTTTTCAGGTAGCTCATAGCCATCAGGTTTTTGAGTTTCAAATGGGTACTGAATAAAATCTTTAGATTCAATTTCAATGTAAGGCTTCTCCATGGCTTTATAAATCTAATTGGATACGATTAGCGGCTTCCATTTTCTTCTGATCGATTACTTTAGCATAAATCTGTGTCGTCTTTAATTCCTTATGCCCCAATAACTTTGAAACTGTATAAATATCAGTTCCTAAGGTTAACTGTAATGTTGCGAAGGTGTGTCGTGCACAGTGAAATGTTATTGTTTTGCTGATTCCAGCTTGCATCACCCATTGCTGTAATTTAAGGTTTGTCCAGGCACTGTAGTGCAACCCTTTAAAAACCGTCTCATCCTGTTTGCCTTCGTCACCTAATAAACCCCTTGCTTGTTCAGAGATGTTTAATGTTTCAGACCCTTTCGTTTTTTTCTGCCTGAATCTGATGTAATGACCGTTCTCTTTAGAATGTTGCATTTCTGACCACACTAATTTTTCAATATCACTCCATCTTAATCCAGTAAGACAACTAAATATAAACGCTTTTTTAAGTTCTGGTAGCTCACAATCTACCTTGACCAATGCTTGCAATTCGTCAAGGGTAAGAAACTCTCTTTCTGCATCACCTTGTTTGAAACCTTTAACCTGATCGGCTGGATTGAGCTTTAAGATTCCGTCTTTTACAGCCTGTTTAAGGGCTGCGTTAAACTTACCAAAGTAAGAATACTTTGTGTTGAGTGAAAGTTGTTTATTAGCTCTTCCAATGGCTTTTTTGTCCAAGTATTCTCTGAACTCCTCAACGAATTGTTTATTTATTTCAGCAAACGAAATACCTAAAGGTTGAAAAGCTTTCATATGTTTAACCAGACTAAGCCAATTGCCATAATTCCCTTTACTACTGCTGCGCTTTTCTGCTAAGACCTCTAAGTAGCTGATGAAGTTGCCCTTCATCTTCTCCTTGTCTTGAAACTCATACAAACCGCTTTGAATAGCAACGTGCTTTTTAGCACGTATGCTTTCTGCCAATTCTAAGGAAGCTTTGTTTTCGTCTCTTTGGGCTTTTGTGAGTTTACCCTGCTCTGGTTCGGGATACAAGTACAGTTTTAAATACTCATAGCTTCGGTTTCCATTTTGGTAATAGTCAAGATAGAGGCTGATTTTTTTACCTTTTCTGCGTTGTCTCAATGTAACTTTCATCAGGTACGGCGTTAGTTAAATAAGGATTCAATATGGTATCGGGCGACAATATGTTTTCTTCCAAACGGGACAGCTTTAAGCTGGCCGCGTTTAATCATTCTTTGTATGGTCCATCTGCTCACACCAATAAGTTGTGATGCTTCAGAAATACTCAAAAAGTCTTTTTGGTTTATGGAATTAGTGCTTGAAGGAATAGCAACCTTTGGTTGCATTTCTTCTTCAAGCGTAGCCTTTATTTTCTCAGCACGCTTGCGTGCTTTGTACGCACGCTTAGCACATCTATCTCCGCAGTATTTGGTTACTGTAGTTCGGGCGATGAAGGCATTGCCACATTGCTGGCATTTTTTAGGAATATGTAAGTTGCTGCTCATAAATGGTGCATTAAGTAGCGAAATGGTGCAACATGGGGCAATATGGTGCATCATCTCTCCCAGGTTTGTTGCCATCAGATTTGGGCAACAAATCTGTATAATGGGCAACAAATAGGAAACGAATTTATCTTATAAAGAGCAAAAAGGCAACAAAAAAGAGAGGTAAAAATTTAATAATATCAACAATAACAAGCAGTTACGAAATAAGAGAAAGAGGGTTACTTCCCGATGCAAAACTGACTAAAAATATTACCCAACAGCTCGTCATTGGTGATCTCGCCGGTAATGAGACCTAAAGATTCGGCGGTAGCTTTGATGTCGATAGCGAGAAATTCACTGGAAATATCATTAGCGATTCCTTGCTGGACTTCTAGAAGTGAAGCATAGGCTTTTTGCAAAGCGTCGTAATGTCTGGCGTTGCTCACGATGCTATCATCACCGCTCAAAGCACCGCTTTGAAAGCTGGCGACCAATGCCTCTTTCATCTCGTCAACTCCAATACCTGATTTTGCACTAAGTGAGATAACGATCGTTTCTGGCGAGCGTTTTTTGATTTGTTTCGTGATTTCGGCGTGTTGTAATCCCGTGATTTCATCAAGTTTATTGAGGACAACAATAACCGGTT includes these proteins:
- a CDS encoding site-specific integrase, coding for MKVTLRQRRKGKKISLYLDYYQNGNRSYEYLKLYLYPEPEQGKLTKAQRDENKASLELAESIRAKKHVAIQSGLYEFQDKEKMKGNFISYLEVLAEKRSSSKGNYGNWLSLVKHMKAFQPLGISFAEINKQFVEEFREYLDKKAIGRANKQLSLNTKYSYFGKFNAALKQAVKDGILKLNPADQVKGFKQGDAEREFLTLDELQALVKVDCELPELKKAFIFSCLTGLRWSDIEKLVWSEMQHSKENGHYIRFRQKKTKGSETLNISEQARGLLGDEGKQDETVFKGLHYSAWTNLKLQQWVMQAGISKTITFHCARHTFATLQLTLGTDIYTVSKLLGHKELKTTQIYAKVIDQKKMEAANRIQLDL
- a CDS encoding helix-turn-helix domain-containing protein, producing the protein MATNLGEMMHHIAPCCTISLLNAPFMSSNLHIPKKCQQCGNAFIARTTVTKYCGDRCAKRAYKARKRAEKIKATLEEEMQPKVAIPSSTNSINQKDFLSISEASQLIGVSRWTIQRMIKRGQLKAVPFGRKHIVARYHIESLFN
- a CDS encoding helix-turn-helix domain-containing protein, which produces MEQEIILQKLANIETMLQEQNLLKKEVLNLNEAAAYLDISASHLYKLTSQKQIPHFCPQGKKLYFNRTELDQWLQRNRQITTDEIDAQATEYLIRNS
- a CDS encoding DUF6617 family protein, coding for MEKPYIEIESKDFIQYPFETQKPDGYELPENYPNCCDSHIHNYKLLKDYLKKFPNCCQKHREFFERFNFNKKQIYGNTPIWILNSVQYTHFKILEALPKEDWFEDITEYIEYCAWSMGTPAIGSHIYIELVTLFIQKKEVKIPFEKRKALLKYFKEIENTNPANEKVSINLLYNIYQKWLNAFPFDLHFFKELKPFFSSKFPVLHGIERTNRYLGISKAKIVTPTELVQFLSRQTNELLSCIDTVQLVNDGYIDDAKKIKIDFINQAHRATQRELTVQYNKGEKKYIRTIKKWLDNEKEYFKEIEPQLKAAPASAARKPKEPIKTFGFKGDSAPLLSTLKSLQLRVNLLKEDHTTVEQLHTLLISKDFSNLGIKVHLDCETTQFRYIIKKMKDHFTRFRPIDISDSQLFLSSNSSLLNSSNLSSANIDDPKEKETIDRIFKEMQ